CCGCGCTTTCACCAGCACGTCCTCACCCTTGACGACGCCAGGCGCCAGCACCCTCACGCGCGCGGCGGCGCGAACGGCGCCGTCGATCTCATGCTTACGGCGATCGAACTTCTCGATGGCGCCCACTTCGCCGAACCGCTGAGCGCCCCGTTTGCGCGCCACGGTCTCAAGCGATTGGGACAAGAGCGCAAATCCGTCCTGCGCTTTGCGCAACGCAGCCGCACTTTTCGTGCGTGACAATTTGCTGAGCGCCAGTTCAACCACCACCACCTCAGCCAAAGCCGCCGCTAGGGCGCGGTCCGCCTCGGCCCAGCCAGCTTCACCCAACGCGCCAATAAGATCATAGCCGGCGGCCTTCTGGCGCGCCTTCCGCTGTGTCATGCGTCCGCCCTCGTCGCGGGCACATTGGCGCCCGCGCTTGCTCCGAAGCAAGCTTAGAGGCGGATCTTCACGCCCACGGTGAAGCGGTTGACTTCGAAATCGCGGTCGCGGTCGAGGCCATCGGAACTGTTGTCGAAGCGGTCGTAGCGCGTTTCCAGCGCTACGCGGCGGTTCAACAAGTACTCCACGCCGATATCGGCGTAGGTCGCTTCATCCTCACGATCGGTCGGCGCTTCGTATTCGCGCTGAATACGGCCGATTCCACCGGAAAGAATGATGTTGCGGCGCAGCTCGTGATCGACACGAACGCCCATATCCGAGGCGATATAGGTTGCGGCGCCCGAAGCGCCGGTTTCCTCAACGTCACGACGGCCGCGCAGCGTCACTGTCGTGATCGGCGTCGCGAACCATTGAACATTGCCGGCGAAGGCCACGCCATCGACCTTGTCGTTGAGGTATTCGCGCTCGAATTGCCCCACCGTCACCTCGCCCGAGAGCAGGCCGGTCAGGTTCATGCGCACGCCGGCGGCGATGGTGCGGCCATCGGAATTGAGCGCGGGGGCGCTATCATACTCACGCTCGTCGAAGCGGACATCGCCGAGCACTTGCAGGCGCGGACTCACCGCGACGGCGACACGGCCACCGACGTAATTCTCCGTGCGATCACGGAAACTCTGGCCGAGGCCGTCATAATCGGTGTCATTCGTGCCGATGACGCCCGAGAGGCGGAACCGATTGATGGTGTGCTCGGCGCCGATCTGCGCTTCGCGGCGCTGATATTCGACCGGTTCGGCCAAACCGCCAGCGTCCGGCGCGGTGCGCGGCTCGGTTTCGTTGGCGAGGCGCAAGCTGGCCGACACATTGCTGTCGCGGCCCACATCGAGACGACCGTAGGTGCCGATGTAGCTGGACTCGGTGTTTTCAGAGTCGAAATCCTGGAAGCGATTGAAATTCGCGCCAGCCGAAAACGACAGCGCGTGGCGCGACCAATTGGAGTCGAGGCTGCCATACGGATTAACGCTGAATTCCATATCGTCTTGTTCGTTTGTTTCGGTAGCGAACACATTGTCATTTGTGCCCGCGAACAGGTTCACGCCCGCCTGCAAAGTGAAGCCGCCGATGCGACGGCCAAGCGGGTCGTAGTCGGGCCGCGGCCGATCCTGAACGCCCTGGTTCGCCTGCGCTTCCTGGGCTACCGCATGAACCGGAGCAAACGCCACCAAAACGGCAGCCAAAGTCGACACTGATGCTGAACGAATGCCCACGTCAGGCTCCCCACTAGCCGCTTCGGGGGCGGCAAACCTGTCAAACGATTGCGGCATCGATCCCTCGCTTCCGGTTGCAGTGCAATGCGATGCGCGCGCGGGGGGATAGGCAGGACTCGTTACGCCCTAAGCGTTCAATTAAAACGCCAATCCCGTTCTACGCGGCAGGCCACAATTGCGCGAACGCCCACAAGCCTGCGCGTGAAACGATGAACCAAATGATACTGCAATAAAGGATAACGCCGCTGGCCACGATCCAGGGCGGAATCTTCGACTTTTCCCGCAGATACTCTGTGGTTACCGCAGGCGGATACCGCCTCGGTTCTGCATGGACTTGGGGGCGGCGGAGAGCACCCAAACGTGTGCCTTTCGTTCGACTCGCCCCGTGGCGAGAGCACCTGAAACGACTCTATCTCCAGGGCCGGCCCTGGCAAGCTTCACTAACAATCCAATTCCACAACCGCGCGAGATAGGTTGCGCCGCACAATTCTTGCATGCGATTGTTTCCGAGCCGCTAAGCGAGGGTTAGCGGCCGGGGATTTTGGTTAAAATGACCAATAGGACTATCGAGGCAGGCGCTGAGGTTCGCGTCCTGTTTCGCGGTCGGCAGAATGCAGCGGCTGGACGGTATCGTCTTTACCCTTCGCGTTCGCCACACCGTGTGACAGACCGGCGGCTCATCCGCAAAGCGCGTCTCGCCAACGGCCGCGCGAAACGCTTCTTTGACGTAGTGCTGGCGTCGCTGCTGCTCGCATTTCTGATGCCGGCGCTGCTGACGATTGCTGCGGCCATCAAGCTCACCGATCCAGGCCCCATCTTTTATCGCCACAAGCGTCTCGGTCGCCGCGGCAAGCGTTTTGGCTGCATCAAATTCCGCACCATGGCGGTCGATTCCGAAGCGCGTCTTCGGCATCTGCTCGAAACCGATCCAAACGCTGCGGCCGAATGGCTGGAGTCGCAGAAGCTGCGCAACGATCCGCGCGTCACGCGCATCGGCGCATTCTTGCGCAAGACCAGCCTCGACGAGCTGCCGCAGCTTTGGAACGTCATCAAAGGCGAGATGAGCATGATCGGCCCGCGTCCGATCACCCGCGACGAACTCGCGCGCTACGGCCGCGACCGTCGTTTCTACCTTCTGGTCCGCCCAGGTATCTCGGGCCTCTGGCAGGTTAGCGGCCGCTCAAGCGTCAGCTACGATCGCCGCGTTCAGTACGACCGCGAGTACCTCGAAGAATGGTCGTGGTTCCAGGAGTTGCGTATCGCCGCGCTTACGCTTCCAGCGGTGATGTTTGCGCGCGACGCCTGCTGATTTCAGCTTGGTTGACTATAGGCTTTTTCGCCGGGACGCGGTTCGCGCTTCTCGATCGGCTTGAACACGCCTGTTCCGGTCATAAGCGTGCGCTCGCCTGACCAAACACGCCCGCGCACCAAAAACAGCCCGTTTTCGCGCGACATGACTTCGCCCCGCCCCTCAACCCAATCGCCGGTTTTGGCGCTCGACAGGAAATCGCACGTCAAGCGGATGGTCACCCAAT
This portion of the alpha proteobacterium U9-1i genome encodes:
- a CDS encoding outer membrane protein — encoded protein: MGIRSASVSTLAAVLVAFAPVHAVAQEAQANQGVQDRPRPDYDPLGRRIGGFTLQAGVNLFAGTNDNVFATETNEQDDMEFSVNPYGSLDSNWSRHALSFSAGANFNRFQDFDSENTESSYIGTYGRLDVGRDSNVSASLRLANETEPRTAPDAGGLAEPVEYQRREAQIGAEHTINRFRLSGVIGTNDTDYDGLGQSFRDRTENYVGGRVAVAVSPRLQVLGDVRFDEREYDSAPALNSDGRTIAAGVRMNLTGLLSGEVTVGQFEREYLNDKVDGVAFAGNVQWFATPITTVTLRGRRDVEETGASGAATYIASDMGVRVDHELRRNIILSGGIGRIQREYEAPTDREDEATYADIGVEYLLNRRVALETRYDRFDNSSDGLDRDRDFEVNRFTVGVKIRL
- a CDS encoding undecaprenyl-phosphate galactosephosphotransferase; translation: MTDRRLIRKARLANGRAKRFFDVVLASLLLAFLMPALLTIAAAIKLTDPGPIFYRHKRLGRRGKRFGCIKFRTMAVDSEARLRHLLETDPNAAAEWLESQKLRNDPRVTRIGAFLRKTSLDELPQLWNVIKGEMSMIGPRPITRDELARYGRDRRFYLLVRPGISGLWQVSGRSSVSYDRRVQYDREYLEEWSWFQELRIAALTLPAVMFARDAC